The nucleotide sequence ATCCCTATCCCTCCTTCATTTTGAGCTATACTTTTAGTATTGCGAAATATCTTATTCTCAACATTAAAGAATAATCTATTGTCATTGTATTTTAAATTAATCTTTATAATAGATTCTTCTGATAAATTAACACCATGCTTAAAAGCATTTTCAACGAAAGGGATAAGTAAAAAAGGTTTTATAAGTACACTATTAAAATCGCCTTGAATTTTAAAATTTACCTTTAATTTTTTTTCATCAGAAAATCTTAGTTTTTGTAAATCAATGAACTGCTCTATAAAGGCTATCTCTTTTTCTATCAAGATATCTTTTTCCTTATTTTCATATAGCATATAACGTAATAGATCGGATAATTTCAAAATACTTTTAGAAACTTCTTCTGCTTCATATTCTTGCGATAAGGAATATACATTGTTAAGTGTATTAAATAAGAAATGAGGATTGATCTGATATTTTAAAAAAGCTAATTCTGTATGTAACTGATTTTTTTCCATTGTCAACACCTTCTTATCAAGAGTCATCCATTCACTAATAAAAATAAATAATGAAATAAGAATAAAGAGAATAACATATTCAATAAGATTTGCTCTGACCCATAGGCTAAGAAAGGCATCGTACCTATCATATCGACTTGAAAAATAGAAGATGTCAAAAATATATTCTATAACAAAAACCAAGATAAAACTTAGTATTCCTAAAATTACAAACCACTTATTTTTGGCATTTAAAAATCTTCGATAAAGAAATAGGGTTATAAAATAAGAAAGAACTATTTTAAAAATAGTTCCAAAAAGGATTAAAGGAAGTGGACTTATCGCATTTTCACTATACTCTTGGGTAGTTACCGTGCCATCTTGGAGTAAAATACTATCAACTTCTACAATTCCATCTATATAAGGAGTTATAAGCCTAAAAAACAGTACCCAACATATCCAAAAAATGATATGAAAAATGATTTTTATTTTGTTCATATTCCTTAAATATAAGATTATGATTTATTATACAAAATTGCTTTTAAATTATCGCAGTCTTGTTGAATAGCTTTTAATAGTAATTTTCTTATTATTGTAGAAGACCATTTTAAGAAAATATTATTTACTGTTTCATTAATAAATATATCTAGATGACAACCTCCATCTAAATTAGACTTTACAGATATTTTTTGTGTGATTTGGCATGAAGAATCAATTGATACTATTGTAAACGATTCATTCTTTTTATAATCAGCTACAAAAAAATAGAAATGAATTTTTGCAAATAGAAATTTAATTTTCTGCTCAAAAACAAGCCCTTTTTTTATATCATCCCCATTAACATAAGCTGTGCTTATAACTCTCTTTTTCCATTGATGATCATTTAAAGGGCTTGAAATATATGTGAATACTTTTTCTAAAGAATTCTCAATATCAACTTCATAACTAACTGTCATTATATGTTTTAAAATTGTTAATCACTTATACCCAAGCTGGTAATTTTATTATCTACATCTGATATTTTAAGAGTAATCTTAAGAACTTGATTATTTTTTTTAAGTTTTGAGTTTATTGTGATAGAATTATCATCTAAATCGACTAATTCCACATCATCATTAAAACCTCCACTAAAATTTTTCAAAAAATTATAGTGCCCATCAACACCTTCATGTCTTTCTAAAAAACCTCTCTCAAAATTATCACTGATATATTTTTTTAATTCAGATTCATTACCCGAAAGCGCTTGCAAAAATTCCATTAGCTTATTTTCTACTGGAGAAAAACCTTCCGAAGAATTACCCTCTACAACCTTATTAATTACATCTCCTCCAAATGGGGATAAACCAATACCATCAATTTTAAATGGAGGTGAGGTTACAAACTCTATTTCTAAAGCATAATTTTCGTTTGTCTTTTTACTTCCTACCAATACCTTTAAAAAACCCATTCTATTCTCTAAAGTTTCTAGAACTTCAAACCCTCCTTCTCTTTCTCGTATTGTTTTGAGAAATTCAACATGCCCTTCTAATCCATGATCACTAATAAAACTTTCTGAAAAATTATTTTTCACATAAGATGTCAAATTCCCTTCTGATATGACTTCCAGGAATTCATTAAGTTTTGCTTCTTTTGGAGATGCATTTCCCCCACTATTTTGACTTTGTGTTCTAACAGAATTATTGTCTTGTTCAAGCCCTTCGCCTCTTATTAGCCAAGAAAGGAGGTTTCTAAACACTTCTTCTGGAACATTAAATTTGCCTGTGTTTGATGAAACCACTACAGCTAATTGCTCTATTGGATAATCTGCAATAGATGACGTAAAACCATAAGAAGAACCTCCAGCTCTTATTAATGCTGTTGTTCCTCTAGGAGTTGGGTTTTTAAGCTGTAGTTGATCAAATAAAGCAGTATGTTTTTTATCTAAAACTTTTCCTCCTTTAATAGCTTCTAACCATTGTGAAACACCTTCTGCAGAAGTTACTAGACCTCCTGCTCCCATAATACCCCATTCTGGTTCAGGCCAATACACTGGTGAATTTCTTTTGCCATGACTTAACATATCATATCCAATAGCCACTTTATTTTCTTCCCAGTGGTCATCACTATAGAAACCATGTATAGATATGTCTTTTGGAACTATATATTTCATAATAAAATCTTGATACGATAATTTTGATCTTTCTTCAATAATCATTGCCAGTACAGTATAACCAGAATTTGAGTATTCATTAGCCGTTCCAGGTTCAAAGTTTAGTTTATGATTTAAGATTGCCGTTCTTGCATTCTCTTTTGATATGCGATCAAAATCACCATGTGCACCCGGTA is from Flavobacteriaceae bacterium and encodes:
- a CDS encoding histidine kinase; its protein translation is MNKIKIIFHIIFWICWVLFFRLITPYIDGIVEVDSILLQDGTVTTQEYSENAISPLPLILFGTIFKIVLSYFITLFLYRRFLNAKNKWFVILGILSFILVFVIEYIFDIFYFSSRYDRYDAFLSLWVRANLIEYVILFILISLFIFISEWMTLDKKVLTMEKNQLHTELAFLKYQINPHFLFNTLNNVYSLSQEYEAEEVSKSILKLSDLLRYMLYENKEKDILIEKEIAFIEQFIDLQKLRFSDEKKLKVNFKIQGDFNSVLIKPFLLIPFVENAFKHGVNLSEESIIKINLKYNDNRLFFNVENKIFRNTKSIAQNEGGIGISTLKKRLELLYPKSHKFIIQDDDKIFIATLILNL
- a CDS encoding class A beta-lactamase-related serine hydrolase → MKTFKVLLMAGVYCAFLISVSCAQNKSGSVNLDLHIDKAKQFLDGLEKEKDFSGQAYISYKGKTLLNKGYGYADRENQISNNKNTAFDIGSLTKLYTKAAIIKLIEQGKLTLDESLDNIFKSVPTDKTKITVQQLLEMSSGLPEYVPGAHGDFDRISKENARTAILNHKLNFEPGTANEYSNSGYTVLAMIIEERSKLSYQDFIMKYIVPKDISIHGFYSDDHWEENKVAIGYDMLSHGKRNSPVYWPEPEWGIMGAGGLVTSAEGVSQWLEAIKGGKVLDKKHTALFDQLQLKNPTPRGTTALIRAGGSSYGFTSSIADYPIEQLAVVVSSNTGKFNVPEEVFRNLLSWLIRGEGLEQDNNSVRTQSQNSGGNASPKEAKLNEFLEVISEGNLTSYVKNNFSESFISDHGLEGHVEFLKTIREREGGFEVLETLENRMGFLKVLVGSKKTNENYALEIEFVTSPPFKIDGIGLSPFGGDVINKVVEGNSSEGFSPVENKLMEFLQALSGNESELKKYISDNFERGFLERHEGVDGHYNFLKNFSGGFNDDVELVDLDDNSITINSKLKKNNQVLKITLKISDVDNKITSLGISD